The DNA region CTTCCAGCTGAAGCCGGGCACGTTGTACCTGCTCAACGACCACGACAAGCACCAGGTCCGGCCCAAGACCGAGATCAAGTGCGTCTGCGTGTTCAACCCGCCCATCACCGGCCGCGAGGTCCACGACGAAAACGGCGTGTACCCGCTCGTCACCGAACCCTAGAAATCGCTCGAGGAGGCGACTGCATTGACGCTGACCGACACCCGAGTCGACGACAGTTACCCGACCCGCATCACGGGTAAGCCCGAACACCTGCCCAGGACGCACCCCACCGTCTGGGGCACCGAGGCCGACGGCCCCTTGGACGCGGCCACGCTCGCCAACCACGAAACGCGTGGTTACACCGTCGTCGACCAGTTGTTGTCGCCTGGCGAAGTCCAGACGTACTGGCAGGAACTCGTCCGGATGTCCTCCGGGGACCACAGTGGCGACGAGCGCGTCATCACCGAGGCCAAGACCGGTGAGGTCCGCTCCATCTTCGACGTCCACGAGACCAGCGAGCTGATCGCGGAACTCGTCCGCGACCCGCGCGTGCTCGACCGCGCCCGGCAGATCCTCGGCTCCGAGGTGTACATCCACCAGAGCCGCGTGAACTACATGCCCGGCTTCAAGGGCACCGGCTTCTACTGGCACTCGGACTTCGAGACCTGGCACGCCGAGGACGGCATGCCCGTGCCGCGCGCGGTCAGCTGCTCCATCGCGCTCACCGACAACTACCCGTTCAACGGCGGGCTGATGGTGATGCCGGGCTCGCAGCGGACCTTCGTGCAGTGCGCCGGGGAGACCCCGGAAGACAACTACAAGAGTTCGCTGAAAGAGCAGCGGGTCGGCGTCCCGAGCGAGGAGGACATCACCGCGCTCGCCGCCGAATACGGAATCGACCAGTTCACCGGACAGGCCGGTTCCGCGCTCTGGTTCGACTCGAACGTGATGCACGGTTCCTCGAACAACATCACGCCGTACCCGAGGTCGAACATCTTCGTCGTGTTCAACAGCGTCGAGAACGCGCTCCAGGAGCCGTACGCCGCGATCGAACCGCGCCCGGCCTTCATCGCCGGCCGCGACTCGACCCCGCTGACGCGCTGACGAAACCGCAGGTCGCGAAGGCCATGACGGGGCGCTTGTAGCCGTCGGTGTGCGCCCTGTTACGTTGTCGCCACGTGAGCGGGCCAGTGGGCTCGCTCACGTAGGTGTTGTCGACGACCGAACGGGTTCTTCGCTCGGGGTGAGCCCACCCGGACGGACGTGGACGCCGATGTCCGATGTGGGTCGCGCCCCCAGGCGGCCCAAGTCGGACATCCCCCGGCTCCGTGCCATCAGATCGGGACTGATGGCACGGAGCCTTTTTTCGTCTCGTGGGGTGGTCCGTGAAGGCCTCCTTGAGGGACCCAGAGTCCCTCAAGGAGGCCTTGACGGACTCTCGTGATCCGCCCACGCGTGCGTCACTGGCGCCGGCGGCCACAGTGGCTGCGCGTGAAGGCCCCCTTCACACCTTGCCAAGTACATGAAGGCCCCTTCCTTGCGCCAGACGCAAGGAAGGGGGCCTTCATGTACTTCAGGCGAGCCCCTGGCGCTGTCCTGAAGGCCACCTTTGAGACGTTCAACGTCCCAAAGGTGGCCTTCACGACCTCGACTGTCCTGGTTGGCGGGCTCTCCGCGCGGTAGGTTGGCTACTCCGGTAAGGGGAGAGATCGGAGGGAGGGGGGTTCGTCATGGGCGAAAGCGGTTCCCCTGCCCGCTTCCAACTCCTCGGTCCCGTGCGTCTCCTCGACGGCGATCGGCCGGTCCCCGTCGGCGGTCCCGGCGTCCGCGGCCTGCTCGCGCTGCTGGCGCTGAAGGTCAACAAGGTCGT from Amycolatopsis sp. EV170708-02-1 includes:
- the thpD gene encoding ectoine hydroxylase is translated as MTLTDTRVDDSYPTRITGKPEHLPRTHPTVWGTEADGPLDAATLANHETRGYTVVDQLLSPGEVQTYWQELVRMSSGDHSGDERVITEAKTGEVRSIFDVHETSELIAELVRDPRVLDRARQILGSEVYIHQSRVNYMPGFKGTGFYWHSDFETWHAEDGMPVPRAVSCSIALTDNYPFNGGLMVMPGSQRTFVQCAGETPEDNYKSSLKEQRVGVPSEEDITALAAEYGIDQFTGQAGSALWFDSNVMHGSSNNITPYPRSNIFVVFNSVENALQEPYAAIEPRPAFIAGRDSTPLTR